The Nitrospirota bacterium sequence CTCCTCTTTATGTCCACAGTCCTCTGTTCTTTTAATTCAGGGGCCGTCCTGGTTTTTTCCTCGTTTTTTCTGTGGGAAACAGTCTTTTCCTTATATTTTCTAATTTGATGTTCAAGTTTTTCCACAACATCATCAATGGATGTATACATTTCGCCGGTAATGCTCTCCGCCTGTATCTGCATGCCGTTGATCTTTAAAAGCACTTCCACCTTATGCCGGTATTTCTCCACGCCAAGGGTTACCGTGGCTTCGGTAATATTGCCGGAATATTTATTGAATTTTTTCATTTTATCCTCTGCATACTTCTTTAAATTCTCCGTCAGCTCCATGTGTCTGCCCGTAATGATTACGTTCATTGATTTCCTCCTTTCAAATAAGTTTAATCCCCCTAAAATCTTTTTTTGCGCCTTGCATGAGACTGTATCTTCATCTCATCGCGGTATTTTGCAACGGTCCTGTGAGCAACATTTATACTTCTGCTTCTGAGCGTTTCAACAATAAGTTTGTCATTAAGCGGGGCATTAGGGTCCTCTTTTTCTATCAGATCCTTTATAATTTCCTTAACCGTTGTAGCGGAGACATTGTCCCTCCCGGGCACGGCATTACTGAAAAAGAATCTGAAGCTGAAAAGACCTCTGGGGCACTGCAGGTATTTATTGGACGTCACCCTGCTGATTGTGCTTTCATGCAGTTCCAGGTCTAATGCTACATCCTTGAGGATCATTGGTCTAAGATATCTTATCCCTTTTCTGAAAAATTCTTCCTGAAATTTCAAAATATTTTCAGTTACTCTGTAAATCGTTTTGTTCCTCTGGTCAAGGCTTTTAAGCAGCCACATGGCAGAACGCATTTTTTCATCAAGGAATTTCCTTTCCTCCTCAGATAATGAATTCTTGTTTTTCAAAAGTCTCTTGTAATAATTTGACAGCCTGAGCCTGGGAACGCCCTCGTCATTGAGTATTATAATAAACTTGCCTTCTAATTCTTCAACATATACATCGGGTGTTATATGTATTGCATCGGTATTTGAGTAATTCCTGCCGGGCCTTGGGTCCAGCCCCTCAATAATTTTTACTGCTACCAGAACATCATCAATAGACGCTTTAAATTTAGAGGCTAACTGTTTATACTTTTTGCTGTTAAGCTCAGAGAATCCCTCCCTAAGAATTTTGTCAACAAGGGTGTTTCCCAGTTTTAACGGTTTTATCTGAAGGAGCAGACACTCCTGCAAGTCCCTTGCCCCAACACCTGACGGGTCAAAATTCTGGATAAAGGCAAGAGCTTCCTCAATCGTTGCAGCATCAACATTTGCTGCCGCGGCCATTTCCTCCATTGATGCCAAAAGATAGCCGTCATCATTAAGGTTTCCGATAATTATTTCTGCCGCCCTGCCAACCGGTTCTGACTCACGGGAAAGCCTCAACTGCCATAGCAGATGCTCGCTCAGGTCAGGCCTTTTGTTGCTGTACTCAAAAGTAGGCAACGGGTCAGCATCGTTAAAATAACCGAGATCCCTGCCGTCGCTTGCCCTTTCATCAAAATAGTCGCTTGTTGTAAAGTCAAATATCCTTTCCAGAGGAACTTCGGTATCGTCATGAGCCTCCTGTGGGGCTTCCTCCTCTTTTGCAGCCGCCGGCGCCTCTGAATCATCAGAAGGACCTTCAAAAACTTCTTCAAGAAAAGGATTTTCCATTAGTTCCTGCGCCAAATTCTGGGAAAGTTCAAGCTGCGGAAGCTGCAGGAGTTTTATGGACTGCTGAAGCTGCGGCGTCAGCACCAGCTTCTGGCTCAGTTTTAGTTCAAGTTTATTTTCTAATGCCATCAGAGCCTGAAATCCTCTCCAAGGTAGTTTCTTCTTACACCTTCATTGCAAACTAAAACCTCCGGTTGGCCGTGTGCAAGGATACTGCCGTCGCTGATTATATAAGCCCTGTCGGTTATTGAAAGCGTCTCCCTTACATTATGGTCCGTTATTATCAGCCCTATTCCCTTTTCTTTAAGTTGTTCTATTGTTTTTTTTAATTCTATCACTGCAAGGGGGTCTATCCCTGCAAAAGGTTCATCAAGCAGAATAAACAGCGGATTTAATGCCAGAACTCTTGCTATTTCAACCTTTCTGCGCTCGCCGCCCGAAAGCTGATACCCGAGCCTCCCTGCAAAGGGAGTTAATTTAAACTCTTCAAGAATATCTTTAAGCCTGCCGCCGTTATTCGTCTTCCCGTCTTCAGACACCTCAAGAACGGCGCTGATGTTATCCTCAACGCTCAGTTTTCTGAAAATAGAGGCTTCCTGCGGAAGATAGCCTATCCCTTTTTTTGCCCTTTTATACATGGGAGAGCTGTTGAGGTTTTCACCGTCAAGAAAAACCGCTCCGCTGTCCGGCGTGATGAGTCCCAGCACCATATAAAATGTGGTTGTCTTCCCTGCGCCGTTTGGTCCGAGCAAACCTACTATTTCTCCTGAATTAATATTTATGCTGATGTCCCTGACAGCTTCTTTGCCGTGGTAGTTTTTTTTAAGATTTTTGACCTCTAATGTATGCATTATTTCTTTGTCTGCTGGCTGCTCTTCATAAATACCTTACTGCCTTCAACCACAGAGCGGTCATCTTTAAGGTAGTAAATTATTTGTGTACCCGTAATAATATTTTCTCCCTCAACCGCCCGCGGCTCGCCCGTAAAAATAATCTTCCCCTCTTCGTCCAGATATGTTGCCTCGTTTGAAAAAATGACGCGTTCTTTCTTATGAACCTTCACATTTCCCGATGCATATATTTTTGATACTTTTCCCTCTGAATTATCATAAAAGACCGTCATCTTATCGGAGTGCATTACTATATCATCGGTTTTTGCCACCACAGAGCCCTCAAAGACGGCTGTATTGGTCTTATTGTCCGCCATGAGCGTATCTGAAGTAATGACTAACGGCTTTTTCTCGCCGGAGACGGCAACAGCCGACGCCATAGCATTGGCGGCAAAAATTATAATAATAAAAATTATTTTAGCGATAAAATATGCCCTGGACATCTTTCAATACCTTTACCTTCCTGTCGCTTACATTTACCGTAAGCCCCTTGCCTTGCATTAAAAAGTTTTTGCCTTTAAGGCTGACATTATCACGGGTTGTCATCACTTCATCCTCGCCGTGCCATGTCAGGGAGTTTGTAGTCAATACAGACCCGTCCATTGTTATCTCCACAGGCATGCCTATTTCAAGCAGTTTCTCCTGCACGCTGTAATTTCCCTTGCCTCCGGTAAGGATTATTTCCTTCTCCTGATATATTTTCACGGTTATATCACTGAGGAAAATTTCGTTATTCCCTTCCTGAAAGTCAGCGCTTTCTGCAGTAAGTTCCCATTTAATCCTATCTCCAGCCTTACGGGCTAAATGAAAGCCTTTTATAGCGGACGTCTTATATGAAGACCGTGGTTTTACACTGTTTTCCCTGTAACTCAGTATGAGAAAAAACACAAGGGCCAATACTATGGATAAAACTAACAGCAGCTTGCCCTTCATTATATTATTAGTCTATCACACACCATATGGCTTGTAAAGAGTTCTTACGCCTTAGCCGCATATTGATCTTCCCTGTGCCAAGACCACAGGGAATCTAATGAAAGAAATTTCTTTATCCTATTCGCTCGCTTAACTCGTGGCAAGACCACGGAATA is a genomic window containing:
- the lptC gene encoding LPS export ABC transporter periplasmic protein LptC, which produces MKGKLLLVLSIVLALVFFLILSYRENSVKPRSSYKTSAIKGFHLARKAGDRIKWELTAESADFQEGNNEIFLSDITVKIYQEKEIILTGGKGNYSVQEKLLEIGMPVEITMDGSVLTTNSLTWHGEDEVMTTRDNVSLKGKNFLMQGKGLTVNVSDRKVKVLKDVQGIFYR
- the lptA gene encoding lipopolysaccharide transport periplasmic protein LptA, with the protein product MSRAYFIAKIIFIIIIFAANAMASAVAVSGEKKPLVITSDTLMADNKTNTAVFEGSVVAKTDDIVMHSDKMTVFYDNSEGKVSKIYASGNVKVHKKERVIFSNEATYLDEEGKIIFTGEPRAVEGENIITGTQIIYYLKDDRSVVEGSKVFMKSSQQTKK
- the rpoN gene encoding RNA polymerase factor sigma-54, yielding MALENKLELKLSQKLVLTPQLQQSIKLLQLPQLELSQNLAQELMENPFLEEVFEGPSDDSEAPAAAKEEEAPQEAHDDTEVPLERIFDFTTSDYFDERASDGRDLGYFNDADPLPTFEYSNKRPDLSEHLLWQLRLSRESEPVGRAAEIIIGNLNDDGYLLASMEEMAAAANVDAATIEEALAFIQNFDPSGVGARDLQECLLLQIKPLKLGNTLVDKILREGFSELNSKKYKQLASKFKASIDDVLVAVKIIEGLDPRPGRNYSNTDAIHITPDVYVEELEGKFIIILNDEGVPRLRLSNYYKRLLKNKNSLSEEERKFLDEKMRSAMWLLKSLDQRNKTIYRVTENILKFQEEFFRKGIRYLRPMILKDVALDLELHESTISRVTSNKYLQCPRGLFSFRFFFSNAVPGRDNVSATTVKEIIKDLIEKEDPNAPLNDKLIVETLRSRSINVAHRTVAKYRDEMKIQSHARRKKRF
- the raiA gene encoding ribosome-associated translation inhibitor RaiA, whose protein sequence is MNVIITGRHMELTENLKKYAEDKMKKFNKYSGNITEATVTLGVEKYRHKVEVLLKINGMQIQAESITGEMYTSIDDVVEKLEHQIRKYKEKTVSHRKNEEKTRTAPELKEQRTVDIKRRTFDVKPMSPEEAAMQMQLLDKNFFVFANASSGDINVMYKRRNGDLELIEPIR
- the lptB gene encoding LPS export ABC transporter ATP-binding protein; translation: MHTLEVKNLKKNYHGKEAVRDISININSGEIVGLLGPNGAGKTTTFYMVLGLITPDSGAVFLDGENLNSSPMYKRAKKGIGYLPQEASIFRKLSVEDNISAVLEVSEDGKTNNGGRLKDILEEFKLTPFAGRLGYQLSGGERRKVEIARVLALNPLFILLDEPFAGIDPLAVIELKKTIEQLKEKGIGLIITDHNVRETLSITDRAYIISDGSILAHGQPEVLVCNEGVRRNYLGEDFRL